The Planktothrix serta PCC 8927 genomic interval CAAGTCCTTCTTGCTCTAAGAGTAAGGGAACTTCATAGATACTATTAGCATCCTGGGAGGTAATCACACAATCTGCTTCTACATCACAAAATCCGGCAATTTTTTCTTTAATTCCTAAAGGAATTTGGCGATCGCAACGACAAACTAAAATATCAGGTTGAATCCCAATGGATCGTAATTCTTTAACCGAATGTTGAGTCGGTTTTGTTTTCATTTCCCCCGCCGCACCAATCCAAGGAATTAAAGTAACGTGTAAATAAATTACATTTTTGCGTCCAACATCCTTACGAAATTGACGAATTGCTTCTAAGAAAGGTAAGGATTCAATATCGCCAACAGTTCCTCCAACTTCGGTAATTACAACATCTGGATTAGTATTTTTTGCCACTCGATGAATGCGTTCTTTGCATTCATTGGTAATATGAGGAATCACTTGCACAGTTCCTCCTTGATAGTCTCCCCGACGTTCTTTATTAATTACCGCTTGATAAATTCCGCCAGCCGTGACACTATTAAGACGGGACATAGAGGTATCAGTAAAGCGTTCATAGTGTCCTAGGTCTAAGTCGGTTTCCGCACCATCTTGGGTGACAAAGACTTCGCCGTGTTGAAACGGACTCATAGTTCCAGGGTCAACATTAATATAGGGATCAAGCTTCAGAATGGATACGGAATAGTCCCGTGACTTCAGCAGGCGCCCTAAACTAGCAGCAACAATTCCTTTACCAATACTGGATACCACTCCACCCGTTATAAAAACAAACTTAGTCATAAAAATTACCTGGCCGCCTCTAATACTTTATCAATTGTGCCATAAGCCCTTCCAGAAATTGAGATAAACTCAGAAATTCAAAAGTTCCCACCACTTAAGTTAATACAAACTTGGACTAAATTTACGCTTTTAAACTAGACTTAGATCTAGTAGAATTAACGGAGAACTTGAACGATCATAATTACTAAGATTTTAGATCTCAGCTAAAAACGTTATGCTAAAATATTTCAAACTGTGACTAACCCCAGAGAACCAAATAGGATTGAGCCAGATTTGACTTGCAAATTCAAAATTGCTCTCATATTACAATCCAATCTACTATGGCTGTTTTTACCTCTTTGATCCCTTTCGGATTAGATTTTATCACTCCGAGTAACTTGCTGAACTTTTCGTCAAGTTCTGAAGCCTTTACAGAAATTTTATTCATTGATTCCAATGTCACCGATTATCAGTATCTACTATCAGGAATTAAACCGGGAATTTATCCGGTATTGCTGAAAAATGAAACCGATGGTATTGTTCAAATTGGTGAACATCTGAGTCGGTTTGAAAATTTAGAAGCGATTCATTTAGTTTGTCATGGTAGTCCCGGAGAAATTTATCTCGGAAATACAACCTTAAATTTATCCAATTTATCAATTTATCTACAATCTCTTCAACAGTGGTCTAAAGCGTTACATCCTAAAGCAAATTTATTAATTTATAGTTGTGAAGTCGCCGACGGTTGGCAAGGAAAAGCCTTTGTTAAAGCCTTAAGTCAAATCACCCAAACTCAGGTTGCTGCTACAACAGAAAAACTGGGTCAAGGCTATTGGGATTTTACCGTTACAACCGGAAAAATTAATACTGAACTTGCCTTTAAACCGAGAATTCTAAATAATTATAATCATCAATTAGCCTTTTCAATTACTGCCAATAATAATTCCCAAGACCTCCTCAATAATCTCCTGGGAAATACAAGCGGTTTAAGTAATTTTAACTTGGAAATTACAGGAGATTCTAGTGCTGTTGGTCTGTTTCAAGATGATCCTTTTGGTTTAACGTCAGGGATTGTTTTAAGTACCGGAAATGCGGTAGAAATTCCCGGTGTTAATACCGCTTCTGACTTTACTGATTTTGGTGATCTAGGTGCGGATTTGAATACCGACTTAGGAAATCCTGGTATTGATGGAGATGCAATTACTTTAACAATTACCTTTGATGCTAATGCAACAGCCAAGCAATTATTCTTTCAATATGTCTTTGGTTCAGAAGAATTTGTAGAATATGGAGGAGATATTTTTAATGATTCCTTTGAACTGTTATTAAATGGAAATAATCTCGCTCAACTCAGTGATGGTCAAACCGTTACTATTAATAATTTAGTTCCCAATGGCAATGACTCAACAGTCTTTCATCCTGATTATATCAACAATCCTAAAAACCCAGATACCCTAACTAAATTAGATGGATATACAAAGGTTTTAACCTTTTCCGGTAACATAATTCCCAATAGCAAAAATACCTTAACAATTCAGATTCAAGATGTCTCTGATGGCTCATTAGATTCGGCTGTTTTCCTCAAAAGCGGTGCATTAGGAACTGTTTTACCCACCGATACAACACCATCCGTTAGTTTCTCTCAACCCACTTATCAAATTAATGAAAATGGCAGTTTAATCGGTTCAGAAATTACTATTAACCGCAGTGGAGATGCAACTCAACCCGCCAGTGTTGATGTAATTTTAACCGATGGAACTGCCACTGGAGGCCCAGCCCTAAATCTAGGAATTGACTATAATAATACTCCGATTTCTGTTAATTTTGTCGCCAATCAAACCACAGCCACCCTCAACATTCCCATTAATGCCGATAACAATATTGAACCCACAGAAACCGTTAATTTAGCCTTAGCAAATCCCAGTAACGGGATTAGTATTGGTTCTCAATCTACTGCGGTTTTAGATATTGTTGAACCCAATATAACTTTACCTGTAGTTAATCTCAGTATTAGCCCAACTTCCCTGACAGAAACCGAAACTTTAACCGTATCGGCATTTTTATCGACGGTTACAAATCAGGCTGTTAGTATTTATTTAGGATTTCTAGGAACAGCCACAAAAGATCTTGATTATACCGTCTCATCTGATGTTATTGTGATTCCGGCTGGGTCAACCATTGGAAGTATAACCTTAACCACAATTAATGATAATTTACTCGAAGACAATGAAAGCATTATTATAGATTTATCCAGTTTAAATAATGCTACAGCCATCGGGGTTCAACAGGTTGTTTCCCAACTGATTAATAATCCTAATTCTTCTCCCTCTCCCACGCCCGAACCCACACCCGAACCCACGCCCGAACCCACACCCGAACCCACGCCCGAACCCACACCCGAACCCACACCCGAACCCATTTCTAATATTACCTTAGATCTAAATCCCGACTGTAGTTGTGATTCCTTAAAGCCGCCAACTATTAATAATATTATTCCCAACACAGTTGAAGATACAATTAATGGCCGTGATGGCAATGATCAATTACAAGGAGATGAAAGAAAGAATGCCTTATTTGGTGGGCTAGGAAGTGATGAAGTTTATGGAAAAGATGGGGATGATAATGTTTATGGGGGTCAAGGAATTAATACGGCTACGGGTAAACCCAATGAAACAGATGTACTATTTGGAAATCAAGGATTAGATTATGTTAACGCCAGTGAAGGTGCAGATAAACTCTATGGCGGTAAAGATAACGATGCTATTTTTGGGGGGAAAAATAACGATCTGATTTATGGAGATTTAGGAAATGATACCCTCATAGGAGACTTAGGAGATGATACCGTCATTGGTGATACCACCGAACCCCAATTTGAGAACCCCCCCGGACAGGATTTATTATTCGGAGGAGAAGGGGATGATATGATGTTTGGAAATGGGAATAATGACACCCTAAGTGGAGGTTTAGGAAGTGATAAACTTAATGCAGGGAAAGGAGATGATCAAGTTTTTGGGGATGAAGATGCCGATGAAATTTATGGAGATTTAGGACAAGATACCCTCTGTGGAGGAGATGAAAACGACACCATTTATGGCGGAACTGCAACGAAAACCATTGTTAACAATGGGGAAGATAATGACGAATTATGTGGCGGAAATGGGGATGATCTTCTCAGTGGAAATGAAGGACAGGATATTATTCATGGAGAAGCCGGAAATGATACCTTGCATGGGGGATCTGATGGAGATACATTAATAGGTGGAGAAGGAAGCGATCGCATTTTTGGGGATAGTGGTGATGATATTCTATGGGGAGGAAATGGCAATAATACTTTAACGGGAGGTCAAGGAAAAGATTTGTTTTTAATTGAGTTACAAGGTCAACAAATTATTACCGATTTTACCCAGGGTCAAGATGTTTTAGTTCTCACAACCGGATTAACTTTTGAACAATTGAATTTTACCCTTAATAATGGCGCATTACAGATTCAAAATCAAGGTCAAACCCTGGCTATATTAATAGGAACTCCTGCAATTAATCAAAGTGATTTTGTTCTGGCTTCTTAAAAGTGTGGAACAGGCAACATGAGATGTTCAGTGGGGTGTCAGGGATTTCTAAGGATCTAATATAAAGTTTAGTTAAAAGTTTTAGCAAAATATGAAGTCCCCCGACTTTCGCAATATCCCTGTTGTTTAACTCCCGTAAGGGTTTAGACACTTTAACAGTCTAATTCTTGTCCGCAAGGGACTTGATCAGAACTTGGTACAATGCAACGAGAGTTAATTAGTTTTAGAATTCTGAACCCTTAAATTTCTATGACAACTGCAACAGCATATCCTAACGCCCCTGATCTATCCACTGATGATTATGTCGTCATTGGTTTAGCAACCTGTTTTATTAAAGAAGATGGGGAAGTTCATCAAGTTCAAGTGGTTGAGCCCATTCCCTCGGCGGCTTTAGAAGCCATTTTGAAAGGAGTTCCTACATCCTATTCAATCGCTTATGCTGTAACATTGGGTTCTATTTTAAGTAATGGAGAAGCTAAAATCCCCCCAGAATTGGCAACAGATGCCCATTTTTGTGAAAATTTTACCGATCGCGCGATCGCAGCAACTCGCACCTACCATAATCGCCCCCAAGCCCAAACTCATATTCCATTAGGAACAACATTTAAAGAATTTAATTACTCCCTAGAACGAAAACGGGTTTTAAATTCTGAGCGAATGATTCGGACTGAAGATAACGTTAAACAACACGCTTATACTCACCAAGTTCTTTAATTTTAGGGAAATTTAAGTTAGGGCGATATCCGTTGACATCCGCCTAGGGTCAAGGATATCGCCTCAATCTTTAATTATTTTGATTGTCCTGTTGTTGGGTTTCTTGTAACGCTTGAATTTGTTCAACCGTTAACTCTGTTGTTTGGGAAATCTGTTCTAAACTCATCCCCATTTGAAGTAATAAAATTGCAACTTGTCGCAGTGCTTCAGCCCGACCTTCAGTAAACCCTTCAGCCCGACCTTGTTCTTTACCTCGTCGCAAAATTTCTTGATACATGGTTGATTCTTGCATAATATCACTCCTAATAATCCGTTGAATGACATTGGTTTCTAATACTAATCCGGCGAGAATTGAAGATGCGGCGATCAGATTACTTTGAACACGCCGATCTGCAATTTGTTCAACGACTTGGGAGACTTGAGTTAATACCTGTGCGGGATCATTAGTTTGACTTAATACCGCAAAGGGTAATAACCCAGGAACTCTCAAAAATTCCTCTGTAGGCTGTTCCCAGAGACGAATGACTTCAAATTCATGGGAGGTTTTTTCGAGTCTAAAGGTATTTTGTTGAACTAAGGGGGAGTTAGTTCGTTGTAAATAAATCACCACTTGACGCATCACCTTTTGGGGAAACCGTCGATAGACCCTTACTCGATAATCTAACATCCGAAAGGGCATCATGGCATCCGGTTGAGTTTGAAATTCCGTATGCAATACTAACTCATCGGATTGTAGTAAAATTAATGAATCTGCCCGAATCGGTTCTAAGGATAACTCCGTTGGACTCAGTTGTGTTAACTGAATGGGAGAACCCAATAACCAACTCGCTAAATCCTCAGAAAAATTCTCTGCGATAAATTTGCAGATATTATCAAACACGCTTGCCTTTCCTTCCCTCGTCTTGATAATTTAATGATAAACTTTTTAAGGAAGTTCTAAGCTTAAAAAAGGATAAACATCAATGTTAAAACTCTATGGTGGTGCTCGCAGTCGGGCTTCAATTGTGCAATGGTATTTAGAAGAAATCGAGGTTCCCTACGAGTTTATTCTATTAGATATGCAAGCCGGAGAACACCTAAAACCGGAATTCATGGCGATCAATCCGATTGGCAAAGTTCCCGCCATTGTTGAGGACGACTTTAAACTGTGGGAGTCGGGAGCAATTTTATTATATTTAGCTGAAAAACATGGCAAACTGCCTAATTCTGCTGAAGAAAAAGCCGAAATTTATCAATGGGTCTTATTTGGAAATGCTACGCTAGGAACGGGAATTTTTATAGAAGCAAATCGGGAAAAAGAAACTCCTCGTTTACTAAACCCTTTGAATGAAATTTTGACGAAACAGCCCTTTTTAATGGGGGATGAATTGAATGTTGCTGATATTGCAGTCGGTTCGCTTTTAGCTTATATTCCCTTAATGTTGCAGTTGGATTTAAGCCCCTATCCGGCTGTTTTAGAATATATTAAACGCTTAACAGAAAGACCTGCATTTCAAAAAACCATTGGCAGCAGAAAGTAATATTAACCCAACAGTGGCTATCAGCGTTGAGTTAGAAATAGCGGGAAGTTAAACCCTAAATTGAGTAAACCTCCACAATTTTCCAGCTTAACGCTGATAGCTGAAACTGGTTTTTTTTATTTGAATCCCACAGAGGCTTGCCAAACAAAAGCCAACAACAGGAAAAAGACAGGGATAACAGGCAGAATGTCAACGACAGGGCTAAAAATGGAGTAAGCTTCGGGTAGCTTTGCTAACAGCAGTGCTGCTTCCATGAATTAATATACCTCTCTAAAAATTATGTGGGCGAATTTTAACGTATTTTACCACGCCCGGTCATGGGAACTTACGAATTTTATAGAGAAGGGAACAGGGAACAGGGAACAGGGAACAGGGAATGAAGTTAGTCGCTCAACCGTCAACAGCCAACAGCCAACAGCCAACAATTAACCCTCTATCTTGGCAATTGAAACATGAAATTCCATCTGGGAGGTGGCACCACTACCCCGAAATGTCCCTTTAATGGGGACGGCGTGGCGGGGAATGGCTGTGGCGACTAAGGGAATATGGCGATCGCTAATGGCCAATCCTTGAGTCGGATCATACCCTCGCCATCCCGCACCGGGTAAATAAACTTCGGCCCAAGCGTGTAAATCCCGTTTTTCTCGGTTTAAATTCCCTTCTTGATATCCACTCACAAAACGAGTCGCTAAATTCATCATCCGACACGCTTCCATAAATATAACGGTTAAATCTCGACAGGAACCAAACTGTTGTGTCCAAGTGATACCGGGTGGTAGGGGACGACCTTGGGGGCGAATAATATGTTGACAAGTATCATGAATTTTTTGATTTAATTCACTTAAAAAATTGAGAGTTTGTCCCTGAGTTTTATGCCAAATTTCTTGAGCAAGTTGGGTAATAATTGGATCAGGAAGTTTTTGTAAATAAGGTTGTAAATGACTCAAAATAGGAGCCGGATATTCTACAACAGGTAACTCCATTGCCCAAGGTTCTAATAAATAATGAAAGGGGTTAGTACAATGGGTTTCGACTTGGGAATTGACTTTAATTTTTAATTCTTCAGTGGGTTTGGAAAACCAAATCTTGATGATGTCATTTCCGTCTAATCCCAAGCAATTTGATAACCCTAGAGGCTGGGGAAAAACCTCTAAAGAAAACTCTTGTACGCTTTGAAAAGCATCAGAACGGGGACGTAACTGAATCAAATGGGGATCTAAAGCAACAGGTTGGCTGTAAGTGTAATGGGTAAGGTGAGTAATATTATAGATCATGAACTCGTTTGAGTTTGGCTTAATACTAG includes:
- a CDS encoding calcium-binding protein, with the protein product MIPAGSTIGSITLTTINDNLLEDNESIIIDLSSLNNATAIGVQQVVSQLINNPNSSPSPTPEPTPEPTPEPTPEPTPEPTPEPTPEPISNITLDLNPDCSCDSLKPPTINNIIPNTVEDTINGRDGNDQLQGDERKNALFGGLGSDEVYGKDGDDNVYGGQGINTATGKPNETDVLFGNQGLDYVNASEGADKLYGGKDNDAIFGGKNNDLIYGDLGNDTLIGDLGDDTVIGDTTEPQFENPPGQDLLFGGEGDDMMFGNGNNDTLSGGLGSDKLNAGKGDDQVFGDEDADEIYGDLGQDTLCGGDENDTIYGGTATKTIVNNGEDNDELCGGNGDDLLSGNEGQDIIHGEAGNDTLHGGSDGDTLIGGEGSDRIFGDSGDDILWGGNGNNTLTGGQGKDLFLIELQGQQIITDFTQGQDVLVLTTGLTFEQLNFTLNNGALQIQNQGQTLAILIGTPAINQSDFVLAS
- a CDS encoding Rpn family recombination-promoting nuclease/putative transposase is translated as MFDNICKFIAENFSEDLASWLLGSPIQLTQLSPTELSLEPIRADSLILLQSDELVLHTEFQTQPDAMMPFRMLDYRVRVYRRFPQKVMRQVVIYLQRTNSPLVQQNTFRLEKTSHEFEVIRLWEQPTEEFLRVPGLLPFAVLSQTNDPAQVLTQVSQVVEQIADRRVQSNLIAASSILAGLVLETNVIQRIIRSDIMQESTMYQEILRRGKEQGRAEGFTEGRAEALRQVAILLLQMGMSLEQISQTTELTVEQIQALQETQQQDNQNN
- a CDS encoding glutathione S-transferase family protein: MLKLYGGARSRASIVQWYLEEIEVPYEFILLDMQAGEHLKPEFMAINPIGKVPAIVEDDFKLWESGAILLYLAEKHGKLPNSAEEKAEIYQWVLFGNATLGTGIFIEANREKETPRLLNPLNEILTKQPFLMGDELNVADIAVGSLLAYIPLMLQLDLSPYPAVLEYIKRLTERPAFQKTIGSRK
- a CDS encoding photosystem II reaction center protein K; protein product: MEAALLLAKLPEAYSIFSPVVDILPVIPVFFLLLAFVWQASVGFK
- a CDS encoding transglutaminase family protein, with amino-acid sequence MIYNITHLTHYTYSQPVALDPHLIQLRPRSDAFQSVQEFSLEVFPQPLGLSNCLGLDGNDIIKIWFSKPTEELKIKVNSQVETHCTNPFHYLLEPWAMELPVVEYPAPILSHLQPYLQKLPDPIITQLAQEIWHKTQGQTLNFLSELNQKIHDTCQHIIRPQGRPLPPGITWTQQFGSCRDLTVIFMEACRMMNLATRFVSGYQEGNLNREKRDLHAWAEVYLPGAGWRGYDPTQGLAISDRHIPLVATAIPRHAVPIKGTFRGSGATSQMEFHVSIAKIEG